CGCCTCGTCCGCAGCGCGAGAACCCGCCTCTATCTATCTGTCCGGCCTCGCCTTTCCGCTTTGCGACAAATTCGCGACGGTTGCGTGACAGTGGCCTCCGGGCCCCGGCTTTTGGGGCTGTTTTGCTGCCGCGCTGCAGCATCCGGGCTGGCTTTCGCCTGCCGGGCGGGGCAATCTCTCCCCTGTGCCGGTTGAGGATAAGTAGCAGGATTTCCCCTCGTGATCGTGATGATGATCTGCCACTACGACGACACGAATTCGAGTGGCGGGCTCGACAAGCAGGCGCGGCTTTTGAGCCACACCCTGCGCGATGGCGGGGAAGACGTGATCATGCTGGCCAGTACGCGCAAATATGCGCGGGCCGGCTGGACGGACGACCGAGGCGTGCCGGTCCGCTATTTCTGGACCTATGCAAGCCCACAGGTTTCCGGGCGTTATCTGCCCGCGGCGCTGATCTGGGCGGTGCAGCTTTTCTTCTGGGTCTGGCGCAACCGGGCGAAGATCGACGTCATTCACGGTCATCAGATCCGCATTCATGCCTTTGTCGGCGCGCTCGCGAACCGGTTTTTCGGCATTCCCGCCATTCTGAAATCGGCCACCGGCGGCGAGGGGGCGGACATCAAGGCGATAGGGTCGCGCAAATATTTTGGCGCGCCGGGCCGTAATTTCGTCATCCGGCACACCGATATTTTCATCGCGACCACGAAATCGATCGAGGAAGATTTGCTGCGTTTCAACGTGCCGGCCGAGAAAATCCGCATCATTCCCAATGGTTTGCCGCTTGCGCCGCCCGCTCCCGGTGCGCCTGCGGAGGTCCGTTCGCGGCGCGCCCTTTTCCTCGGCCGCCTGGCGCCCGACAAGAACGCGCCGGAGCTTGCGCGTGCCGCATGTGAGCTTGCGGATGGCGCTTCGCTCACCGTCGATTTCTACGGGCGCGGGCGCGAGTTGCCGCAGCTTGAAGCGGCGCTGGCGGCGGCGGGCAATCCGGCCGTCACCTATCGCGGCTTCGTCGATCATCCGGGTACGATCCTGCGGGACTACGGCTATTTGCTGCTGCCCTCCAATGCGGAAGGCCTCTCCAACGCGATGCTCGAAGCGATGGCGCATGGTGTCGTTCCGGTCGCAACGCGGGTCAGCGGTTGTGTCGATCACATCACACCGGGGATAACCGGCTTCTTTTTCGACAGCATTTCGCATGAGGATTTGCTGCGCGGTTTGCGGCTTGTCCCCGCCACCTCCGTTGAAGAATGGCAGCGCATGTCGGCGGCGGCGGAGACTTATGCCCGGGCGCATTTCGACATCAGCAACGTCGCCGGTTCCTACCGGCAGCTATACGGGCACCTCTCCGGCGGGCAGGCAGCATGAAAATCGTTATTGCGACACATGGGTTCCTGCCGAATATCGGCGGCGTTTCGACCAATGTATCGATCCTGGCAAAGGGCTTCGTCGCGGCTGGCCATGACGTCACCGTCGTCACGCTAAGTCCAGGCCCCACCGAGGGTTATGGCCACAGGGTGATCCGCCGGCCGATGCCGTGGCAGCTTTTCCGGCTCTATCGGGAAGCGGATATCCTCATCCTGTCCAACCTCGCCATCAAGCTCATCTATCCCCTGCTTGTTCTGAAGCGTCCCTTCGCGCTCCGCCACCATTCGGAAAGCGCTTTCCGGCTCTCTTCCTCGCCTTTTTCCATCGATATGCTGCGCCGCGCCGTGTTGCCGCGCGCGCGGCATTTCATGACAAGTGCCTATGTCGGACGGCGGAGCGGCTTCCCGGACTATTCGATCACGCATCCCTTCGCGAACCCGCATCACATCACCGCCGACATCATCCTCCCTGCAAAAGACCGCGCAAATGCTGTGTTTGTGGGGAGGCTCGAGCCGGAAAAAGGCATCCTCTATCTGCTCGACCGCTGGGCGGATATCCGCGCCGCCCTTGGCGTCGACAGGCTCCGGGTCATCGGCAATGGCAGCCTCGTCGCCGAGGTCGAACGGCGTATTGCGGCCGGCGAAGTGAGCCATGTGGATTATGTCGGCCATTTGCAGCGCGGCGAAACGGCACGCGAAATGGGCCGCGCCGCCTTTTCGCTGGTGCCTTCCCTATGGGAAGAGCCCTTCGGCGCGGTCAGCCTCGAATCCCTCGCCGCAGGCGCCGTCGTCATCCATACCGATCGCGGCGGCTTGCCGGAAACGACCGGCGGCCTCGGCATTTCCTTCAATCCCGACGATCCGGCGAGCCTTGCCAAGGCGCTCGTCGAGGCGCGTGACCTGTGCGCAAGGCTGCTCGCGTCTCCCGATGAAGAAGCTCGCTACATGGCGGAAGTGGCTGCACATGCAGGGAAATTTCGGCCGGAAGTCGTCGTCGAGAAAATCATTTCGGTCATGACCAGCCATGAGTGACCTTTCCGCACCGCGCCATGCAGGCATGACGGCTCTTGCCGCGCGGCATGACGAGATTGCCGGACTTGTCCCCGGCGACAGGCGCATCGCCTATCTTGACTACCCGCTCGGCAAGAATGTCGGCGACCTGCTCATCATGCTGGGCACGCTGAAATTCTTCGAGCGGCATGGGCTGAAAGTGCGGTTGTCGCGGACGCTGAAGAACACGCCGCCGCGCGGCCGCCTGCCGATCGGTGAGGGGGATACGATCGTCCTGCAGGGCGGCGGCAATTTCGGCGATCTCTACCCGCATATCCAGAATTACCGCGAGCGCATCATCGAGGAATATCCAGACCACAAGGTTCTGATTTTTCCGCAAACGATCTTCTTCAAGGACAAGGAGAAGCTCAAGCGGTCCGCCGAGAAAATGATGAGGCATCCCGATCTCACATTTTTTGTCCGCGACAGGGCAAGCGAGGCGCTGGCGCGGCCGCTGTTCGGCGAAAAGGTCAGGCTGGTGCCCGACATGGCGCATCAGCTCTGGCCGGATCTCCATCAGCGGATCGGGAGTCGAGGAGAACAGGCGTCAAATCCGCTGTTCTTCATTCGAAAGGACGAAGAAGCGGGGGATTCCTTCGCGGCGATCGAGGCGCACAAGGCGCAATTTCTCGACTGGGAGGATGTGAACTACACATCCTTGCGCGTCTGGAAGCGCGTGTTTGACGAACTCGCGCAGCTGGAGCTGCGGCTGGGCTTCTCCTTCGGACTGGAAGCCGCCTACTTCAATATCATCCGCGGCGAGGTGGATAAAGTTGCCCGCCGGATGGCTCGGCATGATGTGTGGATTACGTCGCGCCTGCACGGCTTTATCCTCGGACTGCTGCTCGGCAAGCCGGTCTTCGCCATCGACAACAGCTACGGCAAGCTTTCGTCCTATGTGGAGACGTGGCGGGAAGATATTCGCGACATCAAGCTTCTCTCCGGCGAAACCGATGCTGAAGAGGCAATCGCCTTCCTCAACAAGGCGCGCGGGCTCGACCGCCATGCTCTCTGGCAGGCCTATAGCGACACTTGCCGGTAATCTAGGCGGGATTGCTGTAGGTCCGGCGCGCCGTTTCGGCCCAGGAGAATTTGCGGGCATGCGCGCGGCACAGTTGAGCCACCGGAATCTTTTCTTTCAAGGCATTCAGGTCATGTATCGCGCCGGCGATGGCCTTGGCGGTTTCGGAGCCGACGAGGATGCCGGTTTCTCCGTCGGCGACGACCTCGGAAATGCCGCCGCTGCGCGTCGCGACCGAGGGGCATCCCAGGGCGGCTGCTTCCAGCAGCACAAGCCCGAAGCCCTCAATCTTTCCAGGCAGCGGCAGAGCGCATAGAAGCTGCATCGATGCTCTCCTGTACAGGCGCCCGAGATCATCGCGAGAGACGGCGCCAGCGAGCTTCATGTCAATGCCGAGAGCCGCCGCCTTGTCCCGGATCGCCTGCTCGTAAATCTTATCCACGGTGCGGCCGCAGACAACATAGTTGATCGTTTTCTCCGGATGGGTGGCCTGATACTCGGCTATGGCATCAAGCGCCAGGAGATGTCCCTTGCGAGGCTCAAGCCGCCCGACGGTGCAGATCACCTCGGCGCTTTCCGGTATTGCTGCGAGGTCCGGATGTTCGAAGGCGCCTGCCGGTTCGACAAACCAGTCTTCTCCGACGCCGAGCGGGACGGTGAAACAGGGCGCGCAGCGCGGAAAATTGCGGTCGTAAATCGACTTCGTGAAATCGGAATTGGAGAGAACACGGTCGGCGGCAAAATAGACGGCCCATGCCACAAGCTTGGAAGGAGACCAGCGGTCGAACTTCGCCACGTCGCTGCCATGTGCCATCACTATGTAATGGCGGCCCATGAGGATGCGCGCCACGAGGCAGATTATGGCCGCGCGAATGTCCGCCGCATGGTTGAGTGTGTTGCGATCCAGCCGGGCGATGTGACGCAGGGTCGAAAACAGGCCACGCAGCGTGAGCTTGTGGTGGCTCAGCAGCCGAGAGACAGGGAGATCGGTGTCGTGCGTATCCGGATAGACGGGCGCTACCACCGACACTTTTGTGAAAGCCGACGCTTCCGTCGCCAGATTATGCGCATAGCTCGCAATGCCGCCCGGAAAGGGCGGATATTCGAACGCGATCACGCATAAAGCCGGTGTGCTTCCGCGGGGCGTGGTTTCGTTCATTCGCGAATCCAGTTCATCAAGCGGTCCGGCCTCTTATGGCGCGTCGTACAGTCCAGAAGGATTGACGGAGGGCCGGGCCGATCCAGGCCGGCAGCAGAGATATCGCGAGATAGGCATAGATGCGCCAGTAAGGCGGATCCGACTGAAAGGCCTGCCACAGATAGCCGAGAGCCTCGTTTCTTTCGCCATGCTTCGCGCAATCATTGGCAGTCGCAGCATATCGACGTGCCATTCGCTTCGCGGCGAGAGGCTTCAACCGAGGGTTACGCGCGGTAAACCGTTCGGTGAGACGGATCGCGACGGGTAACAATCCGCCGAGCCTCGCCGTCAGGTTCTTCCCATGGCGGCGTTTGTAAAGAAAGCCGCCGGGTACGTGTTGAAAGCGCCAATTTTCGGCAATGCGAAGAAACATTTCCGTGTCTTCACCGAGGCGTATTTCGGCGTCGAACGGACCGACATCGTCGAATACCGCCCGCCGGATGATTGCCGTGGAGGGAATAACCGGCGCGTCGTGAATGAAATACTCTTCAAGCAACTTGTCGTTCGAGGCCTGGTATGCGCGAACAAGAACAAGACGCGCATCAGAAGCGTCTGGAAGGGTGAAATCGTAGAAATCGCTATAGACAAGTCCGACGGTGGGCGCCTTTGCCAAAACGGCCAGTTGGGCGGCTGTTTTTCCCGGCGTCCAGTAGTCGTCACCGTCGAGGAGGGCGATGAGATCTCCCCGGGCTTCCTTCAGTGCGAGGTTTCTTGCGCCCGGGAGGCCTATGCCGTCAGCAGGAATTATCCGCAGCTTGTCTATTTCATCGGACAATTGCTCCAGCAGAGCTTGCGAGCCGTCACTTGAACCATCATTTACGACGATAATTTCGGCGATCTCCGAATAGGCAGTCTGATCCACGACGCTTCTTATCGCCTGTTCAATGAATTGCTCTTCATTGTGACAAGTCATGATTACCGTTATGGCCATGCAACCTTTTCCTGCTCGAACACGGATGCCGTACTAACTCGTTGCGGTGCTCTCTTCGATGCCGGTCTGGACCCGTCTCGTGCTTGCGGCGGGCCTTGCTCTCTGCGAGACGGCCCAAAAGACCAGGCTGGGGGCCATGGATGCAAGAATCGTTGCCATGAAGACGCGCGTGCCGGTTGCCTCGAAGCCGACATAGAAGGCCGGTGGAAGCAGAAGCAAGATGGGCAGAATGCGCGCCTGCGCTTGCGTTATGCGCCGGTTCAGCTGGAGATGATGGGCAACCTTCAAGTTTCGCAGAAGCGCGACTACCCATATCAGGATGTAGAAGGCGAGGCCGACAATGCCGTTCTCTACGATAATCCGTAGAAATTCGCCGTGAATGCTGACCAGGAGAAAAGACGGAAGAAAAGCGAACTCTCTTCGCATGATATCCGTGTAGGCGTTGGTGCCAATTCCGAAGAGCGGGTTTTCGGAAGACATGCGCTTCACCTGCTCGAACGAAAACTCTCGCGCGGCGTTGCTCAACGATGTGGGCATCTGTCCCTCTGCCATTGCTGAAAGAGAGATATCCGTGGTCGTGGGTTCCAGCAGCGTGTTTACCTGCCTGGTGATGTAGGGGTCATCGACTAGCGTCGCGAGAATCGAGAGAGCAAAAATGCCGGCGGCCAACACGGGAATGGCAGCCACGAAGCGGCCACGGCTGAGAAGTGCAACGGTAATGATGCCGAACGCGAGTAGCGCCTTGCGTTCGCCCGAAAGGAATACGGCAATGCCGACTACAATCCACAACGCCCAGTAAAGGCGTCGGCGGGCGTCGGGCGCGAACAGAATGAAAACCGACAACAACATGGGCAGGAAGGTAAAAGCCGCCTTGGGATCGTTGAGGCGTTTCCAGCCGGACCATTGCCCTTGCGAAATGTGCCAGCCGATATTGTAGATCATTACGCCGATCAGGCCGATGAGGAGTATTTTCCCCATGAGCTTGTAGTCGAGGCGATCGCCCACCGCGTTCAAGACGAATGCAAAGCCAAGGATCAGCGTTACCTGGAACAACTCGCGTATTCCGTTACCGGTGTAATACCCGAACGCGGAAAGCGTGTGGACGATAAAGAAAGGGAGGAGGATCAGAAAGCCGAGATCAAGCCTCGCCCTCATGAACAGCCTGGGCTGTATTGCCACGAGCAGCAGGATAAAGGCGACGAGAATGTCGAAGGGCCTCAGCTGGATAATGCCAAGACTCATTTTCGTGGCGAGAAAAAGTGTTACGGCGCTAACCGGAATAAGAAAATTCAGCATTCGGCCACATCTGAATTTTGACGTTCCGCCGAGAGCGGCCATGCTCGCTGTCCGCGCGGCCGGCCGCCCCGGTCCGAGAAAAGCTGAGCGTACACTTCATGAATTTTTTCGCCCATCACCCGTGCGTCCCAGGGAGACAGATCGGCATCGGCGCTTGCCTGTGAAAAGCGCGCCCGAAGGTCCGGGTTCTCGAGCAGCTTCTCGATTGACGATGCGAAGCCGGAGAAATCATCGGAGGCAACTACGTATCCATTCTCTCCGTGCCTTACCACCGCTTCGATGCCAGGAAGGCGCGTGACGACGATGGGCTTTCCGGCGAGACCGTATTGAACGATGGAGCGCGGCAAGCCTTCCCGCTGGGAGGTGAAGACACAAATGTCGCAAGCCGCGAGGACGCTCTCCACATCATTCCGAAATCCGAGAATCCGCACACGGGCTGCAAGTGCCGCCTCGTCGATCATTTTCTGGAGAAGGGGGCGTTCGGGGCCGTCACCGGCCATGACGAGCAGTGCGCTCTTATGGCGGCCGAGCAAGGGCAGCAAAGTTTGCAGAAGCTCCCTGTGACGCTTTCGGCGCTCGAGAACCGCCACATAGCCTATTACCACTGCACCCGGCGTTTCATGGCGCAGCGTGGCAATGTCGTTTGCCGGTGCGGCGCGGCGGAAGCGTTCGACATCCATGCCGCTCCGGACCACGAAATGATTTGTCACATTGCCCAATCCGTTCGCAAGACACAGGTCCCGCATACCGTCGCTCACATCGATGAAGGCATGTGTCCGCAGAGCTGCCACTTTTTCGAGCAGGAGATAAATTGTCCGTTTAAGAAACGGTTCGTCTGTGAAAGGAAGGATATGAACCCCGTGGACGACGGCGGCCCTCGGAACGGCCAAGGCGGCCAGGCGGCCCACGAACCCGGCCTTGCTTGTGTGAGTGTGGATAATGTCCGGACGGATTTTCCGGTAGAGTCGCGCGAGGCTCACAAGCGCGATCAGATCGTTGAAGGGAGATGCATCCCTCACCAAGGAGGGAACGGCAATGGCGTTTACCCTCGGATCGAGAAGGTCGAGCATCCGTTTCGTGAACTCGTTCCCGTAAAGGAGCCAGACTTCAAACCCAGCCTCAGCCTGATGATTGCAGGTCAGGAGAGTATTTTCGTCCGCTCCGCCGTTAACGAAACGGGTGATAACGTGAACAATTTTAGGCACGGGCTCGCTCATCCGCTCCACATGTCCCCGGGGTATCCACGGACTGTACTCTTTTGCTGACACAGCTTCAGTATCACAGAAATTCAGCCGATTTTCTTGTTCAATTTAGGGCGCAGCGGGAAGCGCCGTTATTGTTCCACGGCATCGGTAGCCACTTTTTAATGAATGGAATTGGCATTCATTTAAATGCAGAATGAAGCATTCGCGATGGCGGACCGGTCAGGAGATTTGCAATGGTTGCGTATGACAGGCAGACCTACAACGCTCCAAATCCAATGGCGCGTCTCGCACATCGGGCGCGTTACGGAAATGCGGATAGGCTTATCGCCAAGTATCTGAAGCCCGATGGCGTGATGCTCGATTACGGTTGCGGCGATGGACGTATGTTACGCCGCGTCCGGGAATTTGCTCCGGCCGCCGATCTCATCGGCTATGAACCCCTGATGCAGGGGGAAGGCGAGGGGTACAGGCGCTTTACGCATGAAGAAGACGCCAGAGGGTGTCGCTATGATCTGGTAACCGCCTTTGAGGTTCTGGAACACCTGTTGCCGGAAGACATCGGCAAATTTGTGACACTCACCAAGGACACCATCAAGGCCGATGGCCGTGTGATCATAAGTGTGCCGATCATGCTGGGGCCGGTTCTCATCCCCAAGGTGATAAATGCGCAGTTCATTCGCAAGTCAGCCTGGAAATACAGCTTTTCCGAACTTGTGCGGGGGGCGATTTTCCTCAAACCGGTGCCGCGTTACCACGGTTCGTAATATTTGTCGCATAAGGGCTTCGACTGGCGAGAGCTCCGGACGCAACTCATGCAAGAGTTCAAGCTTCAGGAGGAATGCTTTTCACCATTCCCCGCCTTGCCCTGGGGGTTAAACAGCCAGTGGTTCGGCGTGTTCTCCCCGCGCTAGCGGCCGACACTCGTATAGTCGAATCCGAGGGGAACGATTTCCTCTGATTTGTAGATATTCCGAAGGTCGATCATCACCCGCCGGCGAAGCGCTTTTCCAAGACGCTCGATATTGAGCGCACGATATTCGTTCCATTCGGTGATGATCACCACGGCATCTGCGTCCTTGGCTGTCAAATAAGGGTCATCACAATAGATCACGCTATCGGGCAAGAGGTGCTTTGCTTCCTTGATGCTTTGTGGATCGTGGGCCTGAACCGTGGCGCCGCGATCAATCAAGCCGGGCACGATATCGAGTGACGGTGCGTCCCGCATGTCGTCCGTTTCCGGTTTGAAGGCAAGGCCCAGAATGGCGATTGTCTTTCCTTTGACCGAGCCGCCACAGGCGCTCTCGATCTTGTCCACCATGCGCTTCTTCCGGGCGGCGTTGGCTTCCACGACCGCTTCGACGATGCGGGTGGGTGCCTGGTACTGTTCTGCGGTGCGAACGAGCGCCATGGTGTCCTTTGGAAAGCAGGATCCGCCATAGCCAGGTCCGGCATGAAGAAATTTGGATCCGATGCGCCGGTCCAGACCGATGCCTCTCGCGACATCCTGAACATTCGCGCCGGTTTTTTCGCAAATATCGGCCATTTCGTTGATGAAGGTGATCTTGGTCGCCAGAAAAGCATTGGCCGCATATTTGATAAGTTCAGCGGTGCGCCGGTTTGTGAACATTATCGGCGTCTCGTTGAGGTTGAGCGGGCGGTAAAGCTTTCGAAGAACTTCTCTTGCTCGCTCATCATCGGCGCCAACCACAACCCGGTCCGGCCGCTTGAAGTCGTCGATGGCAGCGCCTTCGCGCAGGAATTCAGGATTGGAGGCAACCGAAAAGTCAGCCTCCGGAGCGACGCGGCGGATGATCGCTTCAACTTCGTCGGCCGTACCGACGGGCACGGTGGATTTTGTCACAATAACCGTGTACCGCGAGAGCAGGGCGGCGATTTCCTCAGCTGCCGCATAAACATAGGAAAGATCGGCGTGACCATCTCCTCGGCGTGTGGGGGTGCCGACGGCGATGAAGACAGCATCGACATCTTTCATGGCGCTGGAAAGGTCGGTCGTGAAGGAGAGGCGGCCTGCGAAGCGGTTGCCATTCACCAGGACGTCCAATCCCGGCTCGTAGATCGGAATTTCCCCTTGGAGCAATGCGTTGATCTTCCGCTCGTCCTTATCGACACACGTGACCGTGTGGCCAAAGTCGGCGAAGCAGGCCCCCGAGACAAGCCCGACATAACCCGATCCAATCATTGCTATTCGCATACTACGCCTCTGCTCAAGTTTGCCTCCCGGTTACGTCATAGCGTTTTTGCGAACTTAAATGAAGCGTTCGCGCGGGCTGGGTTGCATTCACCCTCGCTTGTGGCCCATCTTCTCTCGTGATCGGCGGCTATTCATTCCAAGGGAACATGATGACGATTTTAGTGACAGGCGCTGCCGGATTTATCGGCAGTTATCTTTGCCACTATCTTCTCGACCGGGGTGACGAGGTGGTTGGCGTCGATGATCTTAATGATTATTACGACCCGGCTCTCAAGGCTGCACGGCTCGAACGGCTAACCGGCCGCAACGGGTTTTCTTTTGTAAGGGCCGATATTTCAGACAAGGATGCTCTCGCTGAAGCCGTCAGCGGGCGTCGTATTGCCAAGGTGGCGCATCTGGCCGCCCAGGCCGGTGTCCGGTATTCCCTTGAAAATCCGCGGGCCTATGTGCGGTCCAATCTGACCGGCCATCTTGAAATCCTGGAGCTGTGCCGGGGTCTCGGAACTGTCGAGCATCTGGTCTACGCCTCGTCCAGTTCGGTTTACGGCGGCAATGAGAAGGTGCCTTTCAGCGAGGCCGATCCCGTCGATCATCCCGTCTCGCTCTATGCGGCCACCAAAAAGGCCGATGAACTGATGAGCCATGCTTATGCTCATCTTTACGGCATCAAACAGACCGGATTGCGATTTTTTACGGTTTACGGGCCCTGGGGGCGCCCCGACATGGCCTATTGGATATTTACCGAGGCCATGCTCAAGGGAAAGCCCATCCGCGTCTTCAACGATGGGGATATGTGGCGGGATTTCACCTATATCGACGACATTATAAGCGGGACGGTGGCGGCACTCGACCATGCGCCTGCCGGCAAGGGGGCTCCCCACCGCATTTACAATATCGGGCACAATAAGCCCGAACGTCTCGGCCGCTTTATAGACATTCTGGAGGAAGTGCTGGGTGTGAAGGCGGTGCGCCAGTACGAGCCTATGCAGCCTGGCGACGTACCCCGGACGTTTGCGGATATTACCGCCATTGAGCGCGATCTCGGCTTCTCTCCCAAGACGGGTCTCCGCGAGGGCCTTGCCGCTTTCGCCGACTGGTATCGGGGCTATTACAGAATATAGCGAGGACTTGCGCGGAGGCCGGAAAAACGCTCAATTCCCTCGTTCCGAGGCCGGGTTTGGGCCGAGCATTTCGATGGGGAAAGAGTGTGACGGCTTCGAGACCGAAACGGGCCCTTATAACGGGCATTACCGGACAGGATGGCGCCTGGCTCGCGCGATTGCTGTTGGACAAAGGCTATATTGTCCACGGTGTGAAGCGCCGCTCTTCATCTTTCAATACCGGCCGCATCGACGATCTTTACCAGGATCCGCATCTCGATAGCGTGCGCCTGTTTTTGCACTATGGCGACCTGACCGACGCGACGAACCTGATCCGTATCGTGCAGGAAACCCAGCCGGACGAAATCTACAATCTTGCGGCACAAAGCCATGTCCATGTGAGCTTCGAAACACCCGAATATACCGCCAATGCAGATGCAGTCGGTACATTGCGCTTGCTGGAGGCGATACGCATTCTCGGCATGTCGGAGACGGTCCGGTTCTACCAGGCATCGACTTCGGAGCTCTACGGCAAGGCCCAGGAAACCCCGCAGAATGAGCGAACGCCTTTTTATCCCCGCAGCCCCTATGCCGTCGCGAAACTTTACGCTTTCTGGACCACGGTGAATTACCGCGAGGCCTACGGGATGCATGCCTCCAACGGCATATTGTTCAATCACGAGGGGCCGACGCGCGGTGAAACCTTTGTGACGCGCAAGATAACGCGGGCGGTGGCGGCCATTGAGCTTGGTCTGCAGGACGTTCTTTATCTCGGCAATATCGATGCGCGGCGCGACTGGGGTCATGCGCGCGACTATGCCGAGGGGATGTGGCGCATCGTTCAACAGGATGAACCGGACGATTATGTTCTCGCGACCGGCGAGACGCATTCCGTGC
Above is a window of Parvibaculum lavamentivorans DS-1 DNA encoding:
- a CDS encoding glycosyltransferase family 2 protein, translating into MAITVIMTCHNEEQFIEQAIRSVVDQTAYSEIAEIIVVNDGSSDGSQALLEQLSDEIDKLRIIPADGIGLPGARNLALKEARGDLIALLDGDDYWTPGKTAAQLAVLAKAPTVGLVYSDFYDFTLPDASDARLVLVRAYQASNDKLLEEYFIHDAPVIPSTAIIRRAVFDDVGPFDAEIRLGEDTEMFLRIAENWRFQHVPGGFLYKRRHGKNLTARLGGLLPVAIRLTERFTARNPRLKPLAAKRMARRYAATANDCAKHGERNEALGYLWQAFQSDPPYWRIYAYLAISLLPAWIGPALRQSFWTVRRAIRGRTA
- a CDS encoding O-antigen ligase family protein, encoding MLNFLIPVSAVTLFLATKMSLGIIQLRPFDILVAFILLLVAIQPRLFMRARLDLGFLILLPFFIVHTLSAFGYYTGNGIRELFQVTLILGFAFVLNAVGDRLDYKLMGKILLIGLIGVMIYNIGWHISQGQWSGWKRLNDPKAAFTFLPMLLSVFILFAPDARRRLYWALWIVVGIAVFLSGERKALLAFGIITVALLSRGRFVAAIPVLAAGIFALSILATLVDDPYITRQVNTLLEPTTTDISLSAMAEGQMPTSLSNAAREFSFEQVKRMSSENPLFGIGTNAYTDIMRREFAFLPSFLLVSIHGEFLRIIVENGIVGLAFYILIWVVALLRNLKVAHHLQLNRRITQAQARILPILLLLPPAFYVGFEATGTRVFMATILASMAPSLVFWAVSQRARPAASTRRVQTGIEESTATS
- a CDS encoding glycosyltransferase family 4 protein; translated protein: MMICHYDDTNSSGGLDKQARLLSHTLRDGGEDVIMLASTRKYARAGWTDDRGVPVRYFWTYASPQVSGRYLPAALIWAVQLFFWVWRNRAKIDVIHGHQIRIHAFVGALANRFFGIPAILKSATGGEGADIKAIGSRKYFGAPGRNFVIRHTDIFIATTKSIEEDLLRFNVPAEKIRIIPNGLPLAPPAPGAPAEVRSRRALFLGRLAPDKNAPELARAACELADGASLTVDFYGRGRELPQLEAALAAAGNPAVTYRGFVDHPGTILRDYGYLLLPSNAEGLSNAMLEAMAHGVVPVATRVSGCVDHITPGITGFFFDSISHEDLLRGLRLVPATSVEEWQRMSAAAETYARAHFDISNVAGSYRQLYGHLSGGQAA
- a CDS encoding class I SAM-dependent methyltransferase; amino-acid sequence: MVAYDRQTYNAPNPMARLAHRARYGNADRLIAKYLKPDGVMLDYGCGDGRMLRRVREFAPAADLIGYEPLMQGEGEGYRRFTHEEDARGCRYDLVTAFEVLEHLLPEDIGKFVTLTKDTIKADGRVIISVPIMLGPVLIPKVINAQFIRKSAWKYSFSELVRGAIFLKPVPRYHGS
- a CDS encoding glycosyltransferase family 4 protein, with the protein product MSEPVPKIVHVITRFVNGGADENTLLTCNHQAEAGFEVWLLYGNEFTKRMLDLLDPRVNAIAVPSLVRDASPFNDLIALVSLARLYRKIRPDIIHTHTSKAGFVGRLAALAVPRAAVVHGVHILPFTDEPFLKRTIYLLLEKVAALRTHAFIDVSDGMRDLCLANGLGNVTNHFVVRSGMDVERFRRAAPANDIATLRHETPGAVVIGYVAVLERRKRHRELLQTLLPLLGRHKSALLVMAGDGPERPLLQKMIDEAALAARVRILGFRNDVESVLAACDICVFTSQREGLPRSIVQYGLAGKPIVVTRLPGIEAVVRHGENGYVVASDDFSGFASSIEKLLENPDLRARFSQASADADLSPWDARVMGEKIHEVYAQLFSDRGGRPRGQRAWPLSAERQNSDVAEC
- a CDS encoding glycosyltransferase family 4 protein, giving the protein MKIVIATHGFLPNIGGVSTNVSILAKGFVAAGHDVTVVTLSPGPTEGYGHRVIRRPMPWQLFRLYREADILILSNLAIKLIYPLLVLKRPFALRHHSESAFRLSSSPFSIDMLRRAVLPRARHFMTSAYVGRRSGFPDYSITHPFANPHHITADIILPAKDRANAVFVGRLEPEKGILYLLDRWADIRAALGVDRLRVIGNGSLVAEVERRIAAGEVSHVDYVGHLQRGETAREMGRAAFSLVPSLWEEPFGAVSLESLAAGAVVIHTDRGGLPETTGGLGISFNPDDPASLAKALVEARDLCARLLASPDEEARYMAEVAAHAGKFRPEVVVEKIISVMTSHE
- a CDS encoding polysaccharide pyruvyl transferase family protein; translated protein: MSDLSAPRHAGMTALAARHDEIAGLVPGDRRIAYLDYPLGKNVGDLLIMLGTLKFFERHGLKVRLSRTLKNTPPRGRLPIGEGDTIVLQGGGNFGDLYPHIQNYRERIIEEYPDHKVLIFPQTIFFKDKEKLKRSAEKMMRHPDLTFFVRDRASEALARPLFGEKVRLVPDMAHQLWPDLHQRIGSRGEQASNPLFFIRKDEEAGDSFAAIEAHKAQFLDWEDVNYTSLRVWKRVFDELAQLELRLGFSFGLEAAYFNIIRGEVDKVARRMARHDVWITSRLHGFILGLLLGKPVFAIDNSYGKLSSYVETWREDIRDIKLLSGETDAEEAIAFLNKARGLDRHALWQAYSDTCR
- a CDS encoding glycosyltransferase family 4 protein, with the protein product MNETTPRGSTPALCVIAFEYPPFPGGIASYAHNLATEASAFTKVSVVAPVYPDTHDTDLPVSRLLSHHKLTLRGLFSTLRHIARLDRNTLNHAADIRAAIICLVARILMGRHYIVMAHGSDVAKFDRWSPSKLVAWAVYFAADRVLSNSDFTKSIYDRNFPRCAPCFTVPLGVGEDWFVEPAGAFEHPDLAAIPESAEVICTVGRLEPRKGHLLALDAIAEYQATHPEKTINYVVCGRTVDKIYEQAIRDKAAALGIDMKLAGAVSRDDLGRLYRRASMQLLCALPLPGKIEGFGLVLLEAAALGCPSVATRSGGISEVVADGETGILVGSETAKAIAGAIHDLNALKEKIPVAQLCRAHARKFSWAETARRTYSNPA